A window of Dehalococcoidia bacterium genomic DNA:
CATTATCCCGGAGGACGCTCATTTAGACTGGATCAGTTTTCGGGGGGCAGGTCAACACTATACGTCGGCGTCACCAGCGACCTCGAGCAACGCGTCCACCAACACAAGACCAAAGTGCTGCCAGGGTTCACGAGCAAGCACGGTCTGACGAAGTTGGTCTTCGCCCAACCCGCACCCGACGCTCTATCGGCAATTCAGCGCGAGAAGCAGATCAAGAGTTGGCGCCGAGACAAGAAGATCTCACTAGTCGAAGAGCACAATCCGAACTGGATCGACTTGGCTGCAATATGGCTCGGCGAGGACGGCGAGTAACTGGGATGTCCACAAGACTGTGGACTCCGTTGTTAATGGGATTCCTCGCCTTCGCTCGGAATGACGGCTCTTGGCGCTGGTGCGCCTGGCGCCTTGGCTGAGACGACCCCGTTGTTGATGGCGATTCCTCGCGTCGCCCGCAACGACGGCACGGCCGCGAACTCAACGCGCCTAACCCCGCTTCCGCTTGCTCGGCTGCACCCGCCGCGGCTCCCCCTCCGCCTTCGGAAACTGCGGCGGATACGGCGCCTCCCCCTGCCCCTCCCGCTCCTGCCTCGCCACCAACTCCAGCACCGGCTCCAGCGAGTGATGCACGTCGTCGATCGCCGCCGATGCATCGCCGCGCTCGGCGAAGCGCTTCGGCACCGTCACGATCGTAAAGTCGCCCAGCTCCGCCGCCGGTACCTCATCCCACTCCAGCGGACACGACACGCGCGCGTCCGGTGTCGGCCGCACCGAGTACGCCGACGCCACCGTGCGGTCGCGCGCGTTCTGGTTGTAGTCGATGAACACGCCGCGACGCTCTTCCTTCCACCACGCCGTCGTCGCGATCTCCGGCGCCCGGCGCTCCACCTCCCGCCCGATCGCCAGCGCCGACCTTCGCACTTCCTGGAATCCCCACTTCGGCTCGATGCGCACGTTGATGTGGATGCCGCGCGACCCCGATGTCTTCGGATACCCGCGCATCCCGCACGACTCCAGCACGTCCCGCACGATCATCGCGACGTCGCGCACCTGTGCGAATGTCACGTCC
This region includes:
- a CDS encoding GIY-YIG nuclease family protein, whose product is MDQFSGGRSTLYVGVTSDLEQRVHQHKTKVLPGFTSKHGLTKLVFAQPAPDALSAIQREKQIKSWRRDKKISLVEEHNPNWIDLAAIWLGEDGE
- a CDS encoding DNA polymerase domain-containing protein translates to MPKPKPIVVDAGGREVTVTNPDKVFFPQAGYTKLDLVNYYLAVGEGALRGVYRRPMVLKRFPDGAEGEPFFQKRAPANHPEWIDTATITFPSGRSADLAVADEVSDVIWAINLGCIDLNPWPVRAHDVDHPDELRIDLDPTPDVTFAQVRDVAMIVRDVLESCGMRGYPKTSGSRGIHINVRIEPKWGFQEVRRSALAIGREVERRAPEIATTAWWKEERRGVFIDYNQNARDRTVASAYSVRPTPDARVSCPLEWDEVPAAELGDFTIVTVPKRFAERGDASAAIDDVHHSLEPVLELVARQEREGQGEAPYPPQFPKAEGEPRRVQPSKRKRG